A genomic stretch from Falco naumanni isolate bFalNau1 chromosome 4, bFalNau1.pat, whole genome shotgun sequence includes:
- the ZFAND2A gene encoding AN1-type zinc finger protein 2A isoform X2, which yields MELPGLGEHCSERTCKQLDFLPLKCDACGEVFCKDHIRYDDHKCSSAYKKNVQVPVCPLCNAPIPVQKGEIPDIVVGAHMDKDCKYNPAQQKQRIFTNKCLKPGCKRKEMIKVICEQCGGNFCIKHRHPLDHDCKGSSHPTSKAG from the exons ATGGAGCTCCCGGGGCTGGGCGAGCACTGCTCCGAGCGCACCTGCAAGCAGCTGG ACTTCCTTCCTCTGAAATGCGATGCATGTGGGGAAGTCTTCTGTAAAGATCACATCCGTTATGATGACCACAAGTGTAGCTCTGCCTACAAAAAA AATGTGCAGGTTCCAGTGTGTCCACTCTGTAATGCACCTATCCCAGTACAGAAAGGGGAGATACCAGATATTGTGGTTGGAGCCCACATGGATAAGGACTGCAAATACAATCCggcacagcaaaagcaaagg ATCTTTACAAACAAGTGCTTAAAGCCAGgctgcaaaaggaaagagatgatAAAGGTCATTTGTGAACAGTGTGGTGGCAACTTCTGCATAAAGCATCGACATCCTTTGGATCATGACTGTAAAGGGAGCAGTCACCCCACTTCCAAGGCAGGGTAA
- the ZFAND2A gene encoding AN1-type zinc finger protein 2A isoform X1: MELPGLGEHCSERTCKQLDFLPLKCDACGEVFCKDHIRYDDHKCSSAYKKNVQVPVCPLCNAPIPVQKGEIPDIVVGAHMDKDCKYNPAQQKQRIFTNKCLKPGCKRKEMIKVICEQCGGNFCIKHRHPLDHDCKGSSHPTSKAGYAALLRASQTTFKSTGAVGVPSNGSLQHNRCR, from the exons ATGGAGCTCCCGGGGCTGGGCGAGCACTGCTCCGAGCGCACCTGCAAGCAGCTGG ACTTCCTTCCTCTGAAATGCGATGCATGTGGGGAAGTCTTCTGTAAAGATCACATCCGTTATGATGACCACAAGTGTAGCTCTGCCTACAAAAAA AATGTGCAGGTTCCAGTGTGTCCACTCTGTAATGCACCTATCCCAGTACAGAAAGGGGAGATACCAGATATTGTGGTTGGAGCCCACATGGATAAGGACTGCAAATACAATCCggcacagcaaaagcaaagg ATCTTTACAAACAAGTGCTTAAAGCCAGgctgcaaaaggaaagagatgatAAAGGTCATTTGTGAACAGTGTGGTGGCAACTTCTGCATAAAGCATCGACATCCTTTGGATCATGACTGTAAAGGGAGCAGTCACCCCACTTCCAAGGCAGG ATACGCAGCTCTGTTGAGAGCCTCTCAAACCACCTTCAAGTCAACGGGAGCAGTTGGAGTGCCATCTAATGGGAGTCTTCAGCACAACAG ATGCAGATAG